Proteins found in one Arachis stenosperma cultivar V10309 chromosome 8, arast.V10309.gnm1.PFL2, whole genome shotgun sequence genomic segment:
- the LOC130943529 gene encoding EIN3-binding F-box protein 1-like, which yields MSQVFGFSGGDDFCTGGSVYANPKDANIFLSLGRSVDFYYPLPKRSRISVSFDLDGDWFEQKQKTSIEALPDECLFEILRRLPAGQARSACANVSKRWLMLLSSISNSEICSNANEKELSDKEGDDLEFGDEGFLSRSLEGKKATDVRLAAIAVGTSHRGGLGKLSIRGSNSDRGVTNLGLKAVARGCPSLKAFSLWNVSTVSDEGLIEVAEGCQKLEKLNLCKCSAISDKALIEVAKKCPNLTELSIESCPQIGNEGLQAVGKLCANLRSVSIKDCTGVGDQGIAGLLTSASVVLRKVKLESLAAVSDLSLAVIGHYGFSVTDLVLNCLPNVNEKGFWVMANGRALQKLTSLTIGSCRGITDAAIVAIGKGCPNVRSFHLSKCAFLSDNGLVSLTKAAPSIESLQLEECHRFTQFGFFGILFNCGAKLKALNVVSCYGIKDLNLALPAGSPCSLTSISICDCPGFGNANLAVLGRLCPRLKHVELSGLAGITDAGFLPLLESSEAGLVKVNLSGCLNLTDVVVISLANSHGWTLEVLNLDGCRNITDASLKAIAVNCPLLSDLDVSKCAITDAGVAALARGKQLNLEILSLSCCSSVSEKSLPAFRKLGNSLIGLNIRHCSAISSRAVGMLVEHLWRCDILC from the exons ATGTCTCAAGTCTTTGGCTTTTCAG GTGGTGACGATTTTTGCACTGGGGGGTCAGTATATGCGAACCCAAAGGATGCTAACATCTTCTTGTCGCTCGGTCGATCAGTTGACTTTTACTACCCTCTTCCTAAGAGGTCTCGCATCAGCGTTTCATTTGATCTCGATGGAGATTGGTTTGAGCAGAAGCAGAAGACATCTATTGAAGCCCTGCCAGATGAGTGCCTCTTTGAGATCCTTAGGAGATTGCCTGCTGGCCAAGCTAGGAGCGCTTGCGCTAACGTGTCAAAGCGCTGGCTTATGCTTTTAAGCAGCATCTCCAATAGTGAGATTTGCAGCAACGCAAATGAAAAGGAGCTTAGTGACAAGGAGGGTGATGATCTGGAATTCGGAGATGAGGGATTCCTCTCCCGGAGCTTGGAAGGAAAGAAGGCTACTGATGTTAGACTCGCTGCCATCGCTGTGGGGACATCACATCGCGGTGGATTGGGTAAACTTTCAATCCGTGGAAGCAACTCAGATCGTGGGGTTACTAATCTTGGTCTCAAGGCAGTTGCTCGTGGATGCCCTTCTCTGAAGGCTTTCTCTCTGTGGAACGTTTCTACTGTTAGTGATGAAGGCTTGATTGAGGTTGCTGAGGGGTGTCAAAAGTTAGAGAAGCTTAACCTTTGCAAGTGCTCCGCAATTTCCGACAAGGCTTTAATTGAAGTCGCAAAGAAGTGCCCAAATCTGACCGAGTTGTCTATTGAGTCTTGCCCTCAAATTGGCAATGAAGGTCTACAGGCTGTGGGAAAGTTGTGTGCCAATCTAAGGTCGGTCTCAATCAAGGATTGCACCGGAGTCGGTGATCAGGGAATAGCTGGCCTGTTAACTTCTGCTTCCGTTGTTCTGAGAAAGGTGAAGCTCGAGTCACTGGCGGCTGTATCTGATCTCTCTCTGGCAGTTATCGGGCACTATGGATTTTCGGTCACAGATCTTGTCCTCAATTGCCTTCCAAATGTTAATGAGAAGGGTTTCTGGGTTATGGCCAATGGTCGTGCGCTTCAGAAACTTACGTCCCTCACAATCGGATCCTGCCGAGGTATAACAGATGCTGCTATTGTAGCTATTGGAAAGGGTTGTCCAAATGTGAGGAGCTTCCATCTCAGCAAGTGTGCATTTCTGTCGGACAACGGGTTGGTATCATTAACCAAGGCAGCTCCATCGATCGAGAGCCTACAATTGGAAGAGTGCCACAGGTTTACCCAATTTGGGTTTTTTGGTATCCTTTTTAACTGTGGTGCAAAATTGAAGGCTCTTAATGTCGTTAGCTGCTATGGAATTAAGGATCTGAATCTGGCACTGCCAGCTGGATCTCCTTGCTCCCTTACCTCAATATCAATCTGTGACTGTCCTGGATTTGGAAATGCTAATCTTGCTGTGCTTGGGAGGCTTTGCCCACGTCTTAAGCATGTCGAATTGAGTGGACTGGCAGGAATAACTGATGCAGGGTTTCTTCCACTGCTTGAGAGCTCTGAGGCTGGTTTGGTTAAAGTTAACCTTAGCGGTTGCCTGAATCTGACTGACGTAGTAGTCATCTCCTTGGCCAATTCACATGGCTGGACTCTTGAGGTGCTCAACCTTGATGGCTGCCGAAACATCACTGACGCCAGCTTAAAGGCAATTGCAGTCAATTGCCCCTTGCTCTCTGATCTCGACGTTTCCAAGTGCGCCATCACTGATGCCGGGGTTGCTGCCCTTGCCCGTGGCAAACAGCTCAATCTGGAGATCCTTTCTCTGTCATGTTGCTCTTCAGTATCAGAGAAGAGCTTGCCTGCGTTTAGGAAACTTGGCAACAGCCTCATCGGACTGAACATCCGGCACTGCAGCGCAATCAGCAGCCGTGCAGTTGGCATGCTTGTTGAACATCTCTGGAGGTGTGACATCCTCTGTTGA